A window from Raphanus sativus cultivar WK10039 unplaced genomic scaffold, ASM80110v3 Scaffold1005, whole genome shotgun sequence encodes these proteins:
- the LOC108861511 gene encoding aspartic proteinase NANA, chloroplast, which translates to MKRTRALLCLIPILLTAAADSTEDTAVRLKISHRDTLFPTSSHRIEDIISEDQKRHSLITRKRKTNGGGAKLPLRSGSDYGAAQYFADVKVGTPAKRFRVVVDTGSELTWVNCRFRGKGKGKEKEKKRRVFRAEESSSFRQVGCLTQTCKADLMNLFSLSNCPTPSTPCSYDYRYADGSSAQGVFAKETFTVDLTNGRVARLHGLLIGCSSSFDGDSFQGADGVLGLALSDYSFTSKATNLFGGKFSYCLVDHRSHKNVSSYLIFGSTTKPNATRTTPLDLNLIPPFYAINIIGISLGDDMLDIPSQVWDATSGGGTILDSGTSLTLLADAAYKPVVSGLERYLVGLKRVKPEGVPIEYCFDVTSGFNESKLPQLMFHFDGGARFEPHRRSYLVDAAHGVKCLGFVSAGTPATNVVGNIMQQNYLWEFDVVASTLSFAPSTCL; encoded by the exons atgAAGAGGACAAGAGCGCTCTTGTGTCTCATTCCCATCCTCCTTACCGCCGCCGCAGATTCCACGGAAGATACGGCAGTGCGTCTCAAAATATCACATCGGGACACTCTCTTCCCAACATCATCCCACCGCATTGAAGACATTATCAGCGAGGACCAGAAGCGTCACAGCCTCATAACTCGAAAACGAAAGACCAACGGAGGAGGAGCAAAACTGCCATTGAGATCAGGTTCCGACTATGGAGCGGCGCAGTACTTTGCTGATGTCAAGGTTGGAACGCCGGCGAAGAGGTTCAGGGTGGTGGTGGATACAGGGAGCGAGCTGACGTGGGTGAACTGCAGGTTCCGAGGGAAAGGAAAagggaaagagaaagagaagaaacgTCGAGTGTTCAGAGCAGAAGAGTCTTCGAGTTTCAGACAAGTTGGATGTTTGACTCAGACTTGTAAAGCTGATCTCATGAATCTCTTCTCCCTCAGTAATTGCCCTACTCCTTCAACTCCATGCTCCTACGATTATAG ATACGCGGACGGGTCATCAGCACAAGGAGTATTCGCAAAGGAGACATTCACAGTTGATCTCACCAACGGTCGTGTAGCTAGACTCCATGGCCTCCTCATCGGTTGCAGCAGCTCCTTCGATGGAGATAGCTTCCAAGGAGCCGATGGAGTTCTTGGTCTAGCCTTGAGTGATTACTCCTTCACTTCCAAAGCCACTAACCTTTTCGGTGGTAAATTCTCATACTGCCTCGTTGACCATCGCTCCCACAAAAACGTCTCCAGCTATCTCATCTTCGGCTCCACCACCAAACCAAACGCCACACGGACCACCCCTCTTGATCTCAACCTCATTCCTCCCTTCTACGCCATCAACATCATTGGAATCTCCCTCGGCGATGACATGCTTGACATCCCCTCGCAAGTATGGGACGCAACAAGCGGTGGAGGGACAATCTTGGACTCAGGAACCAGCCTCACGTTATTGGCTGACGCCGCGTACAAGCCGGTGGTTTCGGGGCTTGAGCGTTACCTTGTGGGGCTGAAGAGAGTTAAACCAGAAGGAGTACCGATAGAGTATTGTTTTGATGTCACGTCAGGGTTCAACGAGAGCAAGCTGCCGCAGTTGATGTTTCATTTCGACGGTGGTGCACGTTTTGAGCCGCATCGTAGAAGCTACCTAGTAGATGCTGCGCATGGAGTGAAGTGTTTAGGGTTTGTGTCGGCGGGAACGCCGGCTACTAATGTGGTTGGGAACATAATGCAACAGAATTATTTGTGGGAGTTTGATGTTGTGGCCTCAACTTTGTCTTTTGCTCCTTCTACATGTCTTTAG